The genomic segment CTTCTAAAAAACAAGCATTTTCTTCACCTAAAAACTCTTTTAGTTTTTTGTTGATAATTTGTTCAGTTTGTCCAAGGTTTTGCATTTGTGATGGATTCATTTCTTCAGCAATAAAATCTCCATCTTTATCTAAAGTTGCTAGAAACATATTGTCTTTTGAATTGCTCCAAAAGTGCTCAAATAGGTCAAGTTTCCCTTTTTCTAATTTAGAAATTGTGTCCATTAATATTCTCTTTTTAAATTTAATCTGAATAATATTAACTTATAAATAATGAAAATAAAATTAAGTGTAACTTTCATTTTTATTAATTATTTTATGATTTTACTGGCTAAATTAATAATAAAAAAGGTTTTTTAGGGTAAAATAATTTTATTCCAAATATCGTTATACGAGGTTTTATGAAAGTTTTTTTATTTATTATTTTTTTTACTGTTACAGTTTTTTCTCAAGAGCTAGATAATCTGTTAAAAGAGTATGAAAGTTCATCGAAAAATTCACTTGAAACACTAAATGAAAAAATGGGATATGTTCTTGTTTATACAAAAGAAGAACTTGAACTTATGCAATATAATAACTTAGCTGATGTTTTAAAAGAGATTCCATCAAGTAATTCAAATATAAATAGGTTTGGTCTAAATACTATCTCTCTTTCTGGAAGTAAAACAGATGTAACAGGGTTCTTTAGATTATATATTAATGACCATGAAGTAAGTTCAATATATAATCAATCTCCTTCTTTAACTTGGCTTCAAATGCCTGTGTCTATGATTGATCATATTGAGGTTTATTATGGTGAAGGTTCTTTTACTTTAGGTAATGAGACAGGAATACAGTTTATTAGAGTTTATACAAAAAGTGCAAAAAAAGAGAATGGAAATGAAATTAAAACAATTCATTCAAATAAAAACTCAAACTCTCAAAGTTTTACTCACTCTTCGATTTTAGAAAATGGGTGGGGATATCTATTACATTTTACAAATAACAATAATAATTCATATAAAGAAATTAATTTCCAACAAGTAGAGAATAATTTAGATTCTCAATACTTTTTCTTAAATTTAAACTCTCATAGAACAAATATTGATATTGGGTATTCAAAGATAAAAAAAGATATTTTCACTGGATACTCTTCTGATTTTGTCCCAAATGATGGAAAACTAAACTCAGACAACTTTTTTATTCATGCTAGTAGTTCTTTTTTAAGAGATAACTCTTTAAAAGCAACACTTTCTTATGATATAAATAACTTTGAGTATGAAGAAGAAAATGACCAAGGTTTATTTATTGTCCCTACAATTGATTTACCAAACTTAATGGGAACAATGCCAAAGTCTTTTAGTGAAGATATAAAATTAGAAAAAATAAACGCTTCATTATCAAAAGATTTTACTTTGGGTAAACATGAAATATTTACTGCAATAAGTTTAAAAGATAAAAAATATAAAGTTAAAAACAGAAAAAGAGTTAACTTTGCTAATGTAGAATCTAATCTTGGACAATATAATGACTATGATGAAGAAAAAATATACTCTTTTATGATTCAAGATGATTATGAACTTTTTGATAATTTTCATTTAATAGGAAATTATAAAATTGATAAATACCACAGAGCAGGACAAGACTTAGATGATGAAACACAAAGTCTATACAGAGTAGGTGCTATTTATCTTCCAACTGATTATTTAGGTTTTAAATCCTTTTATACAAAAAGTTATATTCCTCCAACTTTTTATAATATAGATTTCAAAGATAAAAAACTTTCTACAATAAACACTCAAAAATATAAATATCATAATATTGAAGGGGTTTTAAGTTTAGGTAACTCAAAATTGAATATTGATTACTATAAAGTAAAGATAGATGATTTTGCATATCTTACTCCTATTGGATTTATTAATATTCAAGACCAAGTAAAAACAAGTGGAATAATCTTTGACTATGAATATAAATTCGATAAGAACAATAAAGTAAAATTAAATTTTTACACAAGCAATTTAAATAGAAACTATACAAACTCAAATAGAGGTGGGTATTTGAAATATATGGGTAAATATCAAAATATTGATTATTTTGCCTCATTGATATATAAAAACTCATATGAATATTTAGATGTAGAAGTTGATGATAGTTATAACCTAAATCTAGGATTTACTTACTATCATACAAGAAACTTAAGCTTTAGTTTAAAGGGTGAAAACCTTTTAAGTGAACCAACTGCCTCTTTATTTAATAATGGAATAGGTGGAAACAATATCTCTTTAGACGACTATGAGAGAAAAGTATTATTTTCTATAAGGTGGCTGTTTTGATTAAAAAAATATTCACAGCCATTCTTTTTGTTAGTTTCTTAAATGCAAATAACTATACTTATCTTTTAGATGAGTATCAAAAAGAGACAGAATTAGAAGCAAAAATTGTTTTAAAAATAGCGAGAGATATTTTAGGTTCTGCTTCTATTAATCTATACATTCCAAATATGAAAGAGCTTGATAATAAAGTATATTCATCTAAAGTAAAAATAGTAAGAACATGTGAAAAAGCCAATTTTGTTTTTGTAAAATATAGTAAATCATTTCAATGCCAAAAAAATAAAAAGCTTTTTGTTTTAACTAACAACTATAAACAACTATTATCAAACAATAGTTTTATAGGAGCATTTTTCTGGAGTAAAAGTAGACCAAATATTGTTTTAGTAAAAAATAGACTTACAAAAAAATCAATAGCTTTACCTAAAGAGTATGATAGATATATTGAGGACTTACAGTGAATACAAAGAGCATTTTCTTTAATAGATTCTTTTTAATTTTTCTTTCAATTTTTGTTTCTATTTCTCTTTTTCTTCTATTATCTGGAATAACAAAATTTGAGCAAAAATTTGAAAATAAAGTTTTAGAAGTAGTAACTGCTGATATTATTGGTATTATTAAAAATACTGCAAACTCAATTACAGATAATCTTAACGGAAGTGAAAATTATGTTGAAACAATAAAAAAATCAGAAATGACTCAAATAAATTTAGAAAATAAACTATCTGTTCTTTTAACTGAAAATATTAAATATGCATACTTACTTTATAAAGATAAAAACAATGTGTTTAGGTTTTTAGCTGATGGAGCACCAGCTGAGCAAAAAGCATTTTTAAATCAAAAGTTTGATGTAGAGAGTGAAAAGTGGTTTGATATTTACAAAACAAAAAAACCAATTTTATTAAAACAACCCTTGCTTCATCAACTTTCAATTACTTACTTAGAACCAATTTTAAAAGGTGACAAAGTTGAACTTATCCTTGTGATTGATTTTTCCATTGAAAAGACAAAAGATGTAAATGAGGTAATTACTTTAGTAAAAGATATTATTATCTCTATTAATATAGTAGTTGTAATATTTATCTTAATACTTCTTATTCAAACTATTAAATACTATATGGTTAAGAAAACTGCTTATGTTGATAAGCTTACAAATGTATATAATAGAAACTATCTTCAAGAAAATGAAGATGATATAAATCTTGAAGATTATATTTTAGTAGCAATTGATATTGACTACTTTAAAAAAGTAAATGACACTTTTGGGCATGATGCAGGGGATTTAGTATTAAAAGAAGTTGCAAAAACAATGCTTGCTTCAACACGTTCTAAAGAAGATATTGTAATTAGATATGGTGGAGAAGAGTTTATTATCTTAGCTAAAAAGCAACAAAGTGATGATATTAAAAGTCTTAGTGTAATAAAAAGAATTCATAAAAATATCCAAAGAAAAAAGTTTAGAAGTGCAAAGGGTGAAACAATTAATGTAACCGTATCTATAGGAGTTAATCTTCATCCCCATGAATCAAGAAACTTCAAAGAAGCATTTAAACTAGCTGATACAGCTTTATACAAAGCAAAAGACGAAGGTCGAAATCAAATCCAAATCTATCAAAACTAAAAATAATAAAAATATCACTTAATAAACTCTTTATAAAACTTTAGTAAAACTTAAATATAGATTGTTTTAAATCTAATAAATAATACTAAGGAGAATGTCATGGGAGGGAAGTGTCCAATTACTGGTTTAGGTGGAAGTTCTGAAGTTGTAAATCCAGCAGCAGGAAATAGAGGAACATACAATAAAGATTGGTGGCCAAATCAACTTAACTTAAAAATTTTATCTCAACACTCAAATAAGGTAAATCCTTTAGGTGAAGAGTTTGATTATTCAAAAGAGTTTGAAAAACTTGATTACGAAGCATTAAAAAATGACTTAACAAATCTTATGACAGATTCTCAAGAGTGGTGGCCAGCTGATTATGGTCATTATGGTCCATTATTTATTAGAATGGCATGGCATAGTGCAGGTACATATAGAACAGGTGATGGAAGAGGTGGAGCTTCAACAGGAAGTCAAAGATTAGCACCTTTAAACTCTTGGCCTGATAATGGAAACCTTGATAAAGCGCGAAGATTGCTTTGGCCTATAAAACAAAAATATGGAAATAAAATTTCATGGGCTGATCTTATGATTTTAGCAGGAAATGTTGCATTAGAATCAATGGGCTTTAAAACATTTGGTTTTGCAGGTGGAAGAGTAGATGTTTGGGAACCTGAAGAAGATATTTATTGGGGAAATGAAGAAGAGTGGTTAGCAACAAGTGATAAAGAAAACAGTAGATATTCAGGTGATAGAGATTTAGAAAATCCTTTAGCTGCTGTGCAGATGGGATTAATTTATGTAAACCCAGAAGGACCTGATGGGGAACCAAATGTTTTAGAATCAGGAAAAGATATTAGAGAAACTTTTGCAAGAATGGCAATGGGCGATGAAGAGACTGTAGCACTTGTTGCTGGGGGACATACCTTTGGTAAATGTCATGGAGCAGGGGATGCTTCAAATGTAGGACCAGAACCAGAAGCAGAAGGTTTAGTTGCTCAAGGTCTTGGGTGGTTAAGTAAATTCTTAAGTGGTAAGGGTGATGATACTATAACAAGTGGTATTGAAGGAGCATGGACAGCAAATCCTACTCAATGGGATAATGGTTATTTTGATGTATTATTTGGATATGAGTGGAACTTAGAAAAGTCTCCTGCAGGAGCTTGGCAATGGACTCCTGTAGATCCAAAAGAAGAACATTTAGCACCAGCCGCACATGATTCTAGTAAAAAAGTTAAAACAATTATGACAACTGCAGATATGGCTATGAGAATGGATCCAATTTATGGACCTATTTCAAAAAGATTCCATGAAAATCCAGAAGAGTTTGCCGATGCATTTGCAAGAGCTTGGTTTAAATTAACACATAGAGACTTAGGCCCTAAATCTAAATATTTAGGACCAGAAATACCAAATGAAGATTTAATTTGGCAAGACCCTGTTCCTGTTGCAGATTATGAAGCAATAAATGAAGAAGATATTCAAACTTTAAAAAATGAGATATTTGATACAAATCTTTCTATCTCACAATTAGTATATACAGCTTGGGCATCGGCTTCAACATATAGAGACTCTGATAAAAGAGGTGGTGCAAATGGTGCAAGAATAAGACTTGCTCCTCAAAAAGATTGGGAAGCTAATCAAGGAACACAAGTAGTAATTGAAAAACTTGAAAAGATACAATCTCAATTTAATAGCTCATCTTCAAGAAAAGTTTCACTTGCTGATTTAATAGTTCTATCAGGTAATACAGCAGTTGAAAAAGCAGCAAAAGATGCAGGAGTTGATGTAACTGTACCTTTTAATGTTGGAAGAACAGATGCAACGCAAGAGCAAACTCATATTGACTCATTTTCTCATCTTGAGCCAATTGCTGATGGTTTTAGAAACTATCAAAAAAAGAAATATGCAGTTAGCCAAGAAGAGTTACTTATAGATAAAGCTCAACTTTTAGGATTAACAGCTGTTGAAATGACAGCTTTAGTTGGTGGAATGAGAGTTTTAGGTGCCAACTATAATAACTCAGCAAAAGGTGTATTTACATATAGAAAAGAAGTTTTAACAAATGATTTCTTCATAAACCTTTTAGATATGGAAAATATTTGGAATAGCATAGATGATGAAGAACAAGAGTTTGAGTGTATAACAAGAAGTTCTACAAAAGTAAAATATACTGCAAGTAGAGTTGATTTAGTATTTGGTTCAAATTCTCAGTTAAGAGCTATTGCTGAAGTTTATGCACAAGAGGATGCAAAAGAGAAGTTTGTAAATGACTTTGTATCAGCTTGGGTAAAAGTTATGGAAGCAGATAGATTTGATATAAAATAAAAAGTAAAAGGCTTTGCCTTTTACTTATATTTAACTCTATTTTTACCTGCTACTTTTGCTTCATAAAGTGCATCATCTGCTCTTTTAATCATATCTTTTACAGACTCATTTTTATTATATAATGAAACTCCAAAACTAGCTGTTTTTTGTTCCTTTACACTAAAATCAAAGTTTTCAACTTTTTCTTTTAGTTTTTCTGCTTGAGTTAAAATACCATCAAATTCTGTTTCACTACAAATGATTAAGAATTCTTCACCACCCCATCTTCCTACAGTATCTGTTTTTCTAGAGTTTGATTGAAGAATGTTTGCAAACTCTTGTAGTACTTTATCTCCCATTTGGTGACCATAGACATCATTTACACTTTTAAAGTTATCAATATCAACTAAGATTACACCAAAAGAGTGATTATATCTATTGGCTCTATTTGATTCAATTATTAAAACTTCATCTAATTTATTTCTATTATAAAGTTTTGTTAGATTGTCTTTTATAGCTAAATCTTCAAGAAGTCTATTTTTTTCGTCAATCTCTTTTGTTCTTTTTTTAACTTCTTTTTCTAGGTTTTCATTATATTTTTCAAGTAATTTCTTAGCTCTTTTTATATTTTCTATCATCTTTGAAAAGTTTGAGAAAAGTTGTCCTATTTCTCCATCATATCTTGTTGGTAACTTATGATTTAATTCACCTTTACCAACTTTATCAGAAAGATTTGAGATAGTTGAAATAGGAAGAAAAAATCTAAAGTAATATATTAGTCCTACAATAAAATAAAGAATAGCCAATAATATAGCAATTGAAAATTGCATTTTTGTATTTATTTCACTTAGTTTTCCTAATATTTGTGTATTAGGAACGGCATGTATAATAATCCAATCAGTAGTTGGAATTCTTGTTGAAGCTACTTGAAGTATCTCTTCTGAGTCATTTAATTTTTTTGTGTATTCAAAACTATATTTATTTTGTTGTTTTAGCTTATTTAATGCATTTGTTGATAAATCATTAAGTTCTATATATTTAGAGTTTGTAAGTTCATTATTTTTATTTTTTAGTTTATTGAACTTTTCATCTGAAAGATAATAAAGAACTCCTCTATATGAGTCTTCATTCTCTAATTCTATTTCATCATTATATTTTTGATTGTTTGTAGATATAGCTTTTCCTGTTTTTGAAACAAGAATAATAGTTGAGTTTTCGTATAACTCAATGTTTTTCATAAATCTACTAAGTATTTGTTGTATCGTTATATCGTGTGAAACTACACCTTTTAGGATATCTTCATTGTCATAAAAAGGATAGGATACAGTAACCATTTGTCCCATACCACCTAAGTCTTTATATGGTTCTTCCCAACCATAAGTTTTATTTTTAAAATCAGCTGCCTTATACCAGTGTTTAGTTGTAGCATTTGCAGGTGCAGACTCATACTCCAAACTAACACTTGGATAAATATGAACTATGTTATTAGCTGTAGTAATATAGACAAAAGAGTATTTATAGTTTTCATAGATACCACTCATTAGCTCTTTTATATTTTTACCTGCTTCTAAACTATATAAAACTTCTTTGTTAAAGGGTGTTTTTTTGTCCACAAAACTTGTTAACATATTTTGAAAGTGAGGAGTTTTAGGATTGTTTATTCCATCATGATAGAAACTAAAAACATGATTGTTTTCAATCATTTTATTTTTCCACTCATTGATATCTAAGTTTTTGTTTTGTTTATTTAAATAGTAGTTTCTCATATAGCTATCAGCTATGATTTTTGTGGAGTTCTGTATTCTTTGTAATTCTGAATCAACTTGATATGCAACATGACTAATCATAGTATTCATATCATTTAATGCTTGTTCTTTTGCTTGTGATGAAAGTGTTTTAAAGATAGTATTCATCAATAAGAAAATAGCGATTGCTTCTAATGTAATCACTGTAAAGAATATTTGTTTTGTTTTAAATTTGTACAAAAAATACATAATTTTTCTCTTAATATAATAATATTATTATTTTAACAGAAGTTATTAAAATCTATGATTATAAAATGCTTTGATAGAGTAAAATGTATTAAATTTGTAATCTGGTGCGACCGACGAGATTTGAACTCGTACACCCTAAGGCACTACCCCCTCAAGATAGCGTGTCTACCAATTTCACCACGGTCGCGATTTAAGAAGTGAAATTATAGCTTGTTCATCTTATAAATTTTCTTAACTAGTTATATCTTTTAAGGGGATGTATATTTAAAGAGAAGCCAAGGGCTTACTCTCTAAATTTCTTTTTGTGTACATTGTCGAGAATTTTGTTAGCTAAATCTGAAGTGTTTTTAGCTATATCATGTGTTTGAGCTGCAACGGAAGCATTGTTTTGTGTCTGTTGGTCAAGTTTATTGATTACATCATTTATTTGTTCAATACTTGTTTTTTGCTCTTTAGAAGCATCTGAAATATCTTTGATTGCTCTTGTTGTTTTTTCGATGTTTTCATTTAGTTTTTCATATCCTGCAATCATATGGTCTGCTATTTGTTTACCATTGTTTGTTTTGCTTGTTGCATTTTCTACAAGTGTTTTTATCTCTCTTGCCGCTTCAGCACTTCTTGTTGCAAGGTTTCTAACTTCTTGTGCAACAACAGCAAAACCTTTTCCTGCTTCACCAGCAGTTGCTGCTTCAACAGCTGCATTTAGTGAAAGGATATTTGTTTGGAAAGCAATTTGGTCGATTACAGTAATAGCTTCTGCAATAGATTGTGTTTGCTCGTTGATTTCATCCATTGATTTTACAGTAGAAGTTGCTAAGTTCTGACCTTCAGAAATTGAGTTTGATAACTCATTTGAGTGTTCTGTCATCTCAGCTATTCTATTTGTATTACTTACTACTGTACTTGTGATTTCTTCAATCGAAGCAGCTGTTTCTTCTAAGGATACAGCTGTTGTATTTGAAGACCTATTTAAAGTATCAACATTGCTTAAAAGTACATCTGAACTTTGTTGAAGTTCTAAACCGTTTGCTTTATTTTCTTGAAGCATTTTATTGATGATATTACAAAGGTCGTTTAATCCCTTTGCAACATTACCATTTGCATTGTCAATTGTATCTACAAAGTTGAAGTTTGAGTACTCTTTAAGTTGTTGAACAATAGGGTTTATATCATCATTTACATTTTCTTGAATAGTTTTAATCATGCTGTTTAAAATATCTTTTAACTCATCAAGAGATTTGTTTGTAGTACTCTTGTTTACTTTGATATTTAGTTTCCCATGATTTATATGATTTACTACTTGTTTTACTTCTTCGATTAACTCTTTATCTTTTTCTAAACTACTTGCAACAGAAACCATTTCTTGGTCAATCATGCTTGCCATGTTTCCAAACTCATCATTTGTTTTTATATCTAGTTTAGAGATATTTGATTCCTCTCCTTTTAAGTATCTGAAGAAAAATTGTAAACCACTTTCAACTTTTTTTATAGGAGCAAGGACTTTAAGTAAGGAGAAGAAAATAAAAGCAACAATAATAAGTAATAAAACAATATAAAGGATAATCTCTTTTAATACATTATTGTTTATCTCTTCATATATTGAGTCTTTTTCTACTTCAACTACTAGTTTCCAGTTTGTTGTTGCTATCGTACTATATGCAGCAAGTTTATCTACATCATTTCTAAGGGCTTCATTGAAATCTGCTTTGTTTTTTGTTAAAACTTGAGGAAGTAGGGCATCAGGTTTATTTAGCAACTCTTTATTTTTATGAATAATTACATTATTTTCATCATTTACTAAATATGCAAGTCCAATACCAGGAATTTTTATATTTAAAATTGTATCAACAATAGTATCAATAAAAATATCAGAACCTACAACACCAATTAGTTTTCCATCTTGAAGTAAAGGCGTATAAACAGAAACAACCAATTTTTTTGTAGAAACATCTACATAAGGGTTTGATACACCAGATTTTCTTGTTTTTACTGCATCTTGATACCATGGTCTTTTTCTTGCATCATAATTATCTTTTTCTATATTTAAGATATCTTTATTTGATAAGACTAGTGAACCATCATTTTCAAAACCAATATAAACATCAACA from the Arcobacter sp. F155 genome contains:
- a CDS encoding TonB-dependent siderophore receptor — its product is MKVFLFIIFFTVTVFSQELDNLLKEYESSSKNSLETLNEKMGYVLVYTKEELELMQYNNLADVLKEIPSSNSNINRFGLNTISLSGSKTDVTGFFRLYINDHEVSSIYNQSPSLTWLQMPVSMIDHIEVYYGEGSFTLGNETGIQFIRVYTKSAKKENGNEIKTIHSNKNSNSQSFTHSSILENGWGYLLHFTNNNNNSYKEINFQQVENNLDSQYFFLNLNSHRTNIDIGYSKIKKDIFTGYSSDFVPNDGKLNSDNFFIHASSSFLRDNSLKATLSYDINNFEYEEENDQGLFIVPTIDLPNLMGTMPKSFSEDIKLEKINASLSKDFTLGKHEIFTAISLKDKKYKVKNRKRVNFANVESNLGQYNDYDEEKIYSFMIQDDYELFDNFHLIGNYKIDKYHRAGQDLDDETQSLYRVGAIYLPTDYLGFKSFYTKSYIPPTFYNIDFKDKKLSTINTQKYKYHNIEGVLSLGNSKLNIDYYKVKIDDFAYLTPIGFINIQDQVKTSGIIFDYEYKFDKNNKVKLNFYTSNLNRNYTNSNRGGYLKYMGKYQNIDYFASLIYKNSYEYLDVEVDDSYNLNLGFTYYHTRNLSFSLKGENLLSEPTASLFNNGIGGNNISLDDYERKVLFSIRWLF
- a CDS encoding methyl-accepting chemotaxis protein; its protein translation is MKINSIKSKILTVVLLSTFISFVILGFYNTKSSYTSEYNMVKQEELSIAIDTSNFINSYIQSKIDILEAIVDELQDVTITADNDIVIDKLRLSTKAGKFVDVYIGFENDGSLVLSNKDILNIEKDNYDARKRPWYQDAVKTRKSGVSNPYVDVSTKKLVVSVYTPLLQDGKLIGVVGSDIFIDTIVDTILNIKIPGIGLAYLVNDENNVIIHKNKELLNKPDALLPQVLTKNKADFNEALRNDVDKLAAYSTIATTNWKLVVEVEKDSIYEEINNNVLKEIILYIVLLLIIVAFIFFSLLKVLAPIKKVESGLQFFFRYLKGEESNISKLDIKTNDEFGNMASMIDQEMVSVASSLEKDKELIEEVKQVVNHINHGKLNIKVNKSTTNKSLDELKDILNSMIKTIQENVNDDINPIVQQLKEYSNFNFVDTIDNANGNVAKGLNDLCNIINKMLQENKANGLELQQSSDVLLSNVDTLNRSSNTTAVSLEETAASIEEITSTVVSNTNRIAEMTEHSNELSNSISEGQNLATSTVKSMDEINEQTQSIAEAITVIDQIAFQTNILSLNAAVEAATAGEAGKGFAVVAQEVRNLATRSAEAAREIKTLVENATSKTNNGKQIADHMIAGYEKLNENIEKTTRAIKDISDASKEQKTSIEQINDVINKLDQQTQNNASVAAQTHDIAKNTSDLANKILDNVHKKKFRE
- the katG gene encoding catalase/peroxidase HPI, whose product is MGGKCPITGLGGSSEVVNPAAGNRGTYNKDWWPNQLNLKILSQHSNKVNPLGEEFDYSKEFEKLDYEALKNDLTNLMTDSQEWWPADYGHYGPLFIRMAWHSAGTYRTGDGRGGASTGSQRLAPLNSWPDNGNLDKARRLLWPIKQKYGNKISWADLMILAGNVALESMGFKTFGFAGGRVDVWEPEEDIYWGNEEEWLATSDKENSRYSGDRDLENPLAAVQMGLIYVNPEGPDGEPNVLESGKDIRETFARMAMGDEETVALVAGGHTFGKCHGAGDASNVGPEPEAEGLVAQGLGWLSKFLSGKGDDTITSGIEGAWTANPTQWDNGYFDVLFGYEWNLEKSPAGAWQWTPVDPKEEHLAPAAHDSSKKVKTIMTTADMAMRMDPIYGPISKRFHENPEEFADAFARAWFKLTHRDLGPKSKYLGPEIPNEDLIWQDPVPVADYEAINEEDIQTLKNEIFDTNLSISQLVYTAWASASTYRDSDKRGGANGARIRLAPQKDWEANQGTQVVIEKLEKIQSQFNSSSSRKVSLADLIVLSGNTAVEKAAKDAGVDVTVPFNVGRTDATQEQTHIDSFSHLEPIADGFRNYQKKKYAVSQEELLIDKAQLLGLTAVEMTALVGGMRVLGANYNNSAKGVFTYRKEVLTNDFFINLLDMENIWNSIDDEEQEFECITRSSTKVKYTASRVDLVFGSNSQLRAIAEVYAQEDAKEKFVNDFVSAWVKVMEADRFDIK
- a CDS encoding diguanylate cyclase, producing the protein MYFLYKFKTKQIFFTVITLEAIAIFLLMNTIFKTLSSQAKEQALNDMNTMISHVAYQVDSELQRIQNSTKIIADSYMRNYYLNKQNKNLDINEWKNKMIENNHVFSFYHDGINNPKTPHFQNMLTSFVDKKTPFNKEVLYSLEAGKNIKELMSGIYENYKYSFVYITTANNIVHIYPSVSLEYESAPANATTKHWYKAADFKNKTYGWEEPYKDLGGMGQMVTVSYPFYDNEDILKGVVSHDITIQQILSRFMKNIELYENSTIILVSKTGKAISTNNQKYNDEIELENEDSYRGVLYYLSDEKFNKLKNKNNELTNSKYIELNDLSTNALNKLKQQNKYSFEYTKKLNDSEEILQVASTRIPTTDWIIIHAVPNTQILGKLSEINTKMQFSIAILLAILYFIVGLIYYFRFFLPISTISNLSDKVGKGELNHKLPTRYDGEIGQLFSNFSKMIENIKRAKKLLEKYNENLEKEVKKRTKEIDEKNRLLEDLAIKDNLTKLYNRNKLDEVLIIESNRANRYNHSFGVILVDIDNFKSVNDVYGHQMGDKVLQEFANILQSNSRKTDTVGRWGGEEFLIICSETEFDGILTQAEKLKEKVENFDFSVKEQKTASFGVSLYNKNESVKDMIKRADDALYEAKVAGKNRVKYK
- a CDS encoding GGDEF domain-containing protein; this translates as MNTKSIFFNRFFLIFLSIFVSISLFLLLSGITKFEQKFENKVLEVVTADIIGIIKNTANSITDNLNGSENYVETIKKSEMTQINLENKLSVLLTENIKYAYLLYKDKNNVFRFLADGAPAEQKAFLNQKFDVESEKWFDIYKTKKPILLKQPLLHQLSITYLEPILKGDKVELILVIDFSIEKTKDVNEVITLVKDIIISINIVVVIFILILLIQTIKYYMVKKTAYVDKLTNVYNRNYLQENEDDINLEDYILVAIDIDYFKKVNDTFGHDAGDLVLKEVAKTMLASTRSKEDIVIRYGGEEFIILAKKQQSDDIKSLSVIKRIHKNIQRKKFRSAKGETINVTVSIGVNLHPHESRNFKEAFKLADTALYKAKDEGRNQIQIYQN